From the Halobacterium zhouii genome, the window TCGTCTTCGGTCTCGTCCGGGTCTATGGACGCCGTTTCGCGGGCTTCTCGGAGTTCCTCCGTGCTCGGCGAACGGTCGAGTTCCTCCTCGAGTGTTCGGATGCGCTCGCCAGCGTCGACGAGTTCCTCGGTCAGCCCCCGAACCGTCGCTTCGAGTTCCGAGACGCGCTCCTCCAGGTCGTCCGCGCGCGATGAATCCTCAGTCA encodes:
- a CDS encoding DUF7518 family protein, translating into MTEDSSRADDLEERVSELEATVRGLTEELVDAGERIRTLEEELDRSPSTEELREARETASIDPDETEDEAPKSAEGEDSSDTEESDLDDIIVA